CGGCATGCTGTACGACTTCCTCAAGCCGAACAGCAAATACGGCTTCACCTACCCACCGTTCGCGGCGATCGTGATGGTGCCGATGGCGGTCGTGCCCTGGGCGCTGGCGATCGTGATCAGCGTCGGCCTCTCGCTCGCGGCCACGTACGCCCTCCTGCGCTGGTTGGTCCTGCCCCTTGCCCTGCGGATGGGCTGGACGCCGTGGTTCGCGCTCGCGGTCGGTTTCCTGCTGATCGCGGCGTTCGAGCCCTACCGCGAGACGATCACGTTCGGCCAGGTCAACCTGCTGCTTCTGTTCCTGGTGGCGCTCGACCTGCTGGTCGGCGTGGCCGGCGGGCGGAAGTGGGCCGGCGTGGGCATCGGCCTGGCCACCGCGATCAAGCTGACCCCGGGCGTGTTCATCCTCTATCTGCTGGTCACCCGGCGCTGGCGGGCGGCTGGTCTTTCCGCTGGCACCGCCGCCGTCGCCACGCTGGCCGCCGCCGCGGTCGACCCGGCCGCGTCGCGGGAGTTCTGGACCTCGGCGCTGTGGGACACCGACCGGGTCGGGTCGCTGGCGTTCATCTCGAACCAATCGCTGCAGGGCATGATCGCCCGGCTCAACCCCGAGCACCCGTCGACGCTGGCCTGGCTGGTGCTGGTGCTGCTCGCGATCGGCGTGTGGGCCTGGCGGGTGCGGGCCGCGTCGCTGGCCGAGGGGCTGGCCCTGACCGGCGTGCTGGGCTGCCTGATCAGCCCGGTGACCTGGGTGCACCACCTGGTCTGGCTGCTGCCGGCACTGATCCTGCTGGTCTCCGCGGCGGTGACGGCGCGGCGCCGTCTTTGGCTGGTCTTCGCGATCATCGGGTACGCCGTGCTGTGCAGCCGCCTGGTCTGGGTGTGGGAGCACGGGTTCGGTGGGGTGGGCGGGTTCCTGGGCAGCAACGCGTACGTCTGGATCAGTGTGGCTCTGTTGCTCTTCCTGCCGTTGGGGTCAGGCTCCTCCGCTCCTGGTGTAGCGGAGCTCCGGCAGGCGGAGCGTCTCGCCGCCTGAGGTCACGTCGTAGGTGTTGCGTTCGCCGTCGGGCTCGAAGCCGGCCTTCTCGTAGAAGCGGCGGGCTCGCTTGTTGTCCTCCAGCACCCAGAGGCGGACAGTGCGGAAGCCGCGGTTGTGTAGCTCGGCCAGGCCGGCGGCCATCAGGGTGCGGCCGAGGCCGGTGCCCAGTCGTTGTGGCTCCTGATAGATGGCGAGCACCTCGCCGATCTCCGGATCCAGGTCGTCGCGGTTCTGCTGGTTGCGGTATCGGCCGACGGTGGTGAACCCGACGATGGCCGGGCCGTCGACCGCGACCAGGGTCTCGAACTCTTTCGCACCCTGCCACTGCCGGCGTCTTGCCGCGAACGCTTCCGGGTCGAGTGCGTCGAGCACGTCTTTGGGGATGATTCCGGCATATCCGGCTTGCCAGGCGCGGACGTGCACGCCGGCGACCTCAGCGGCGTCCTCGAGTCGTTGCGGGCGGATCGTCAGCATGCGCTGATTTCTAGCGCATGTCCGCCGGCGTCGGCCCCTGCTTTTTTGTCGGTGGGTCCGGTTAATGTGCGAACCGTGACACCCGAATCGTTGTCGTTGGCGCAGGCCCGTCGCATCGCGTTGGCCGCGCAGGGCTTCACCGACCCCGCGCCGGTGGGCGTGCCGACCGCCCGCCACCTGCGCCGGGTGGTGGGCCGCACCGGCCTGCTCCAGATGGATTCGGTCAACGTCCTGCAACGGGCCCACTACCTGCCGCTTTACAGCCGCCTGGGTCCCTATCCGACCGAGCTGATCGACCGGGCGGCCTACCGCCGACCCCGCACCCTGTTCGAATACTGGGGTCACGAGGCGTCGTTGATCCCGGTCGAGTTGCAGCCCGCGCTGCGCTGGCGGATGGCCCGCGAGCACCAATACGGCGGCCTGCGTAAGTTCGCCGACGAGCAGCCCGACCTGGTCAAGTGGGTGCTCGACGAGGTCCGCGAGTCGGGCCCGCTGACGGCGGCCGAGATCGAGCGCGACGAGCCGCGCGACCGGTCCAACTGGGGCTGGAACTGGTCGAGCGTCAAGCAGGCCCTCGAATACCTGTTCTGGTCGGGCGAGGTGTCCGCGGCCTCCCGCAACTCGTCGTTCGCCCGGGTCTACGACCTGCCCGAGCGGGTGTTGCCGGCGGCGGTCCTGGCCGCGCCGACCCCGACCGACCTCGAGGCGTGGCGCACACTGGTGCTGGTGGCCGCCCGGTCGCTGGGCGTGGCGGCCGAGTTCGAGCTGCGCGACTACTTCCGGTTGCCAGTGGCCGGCGCCCGGGCGGCGATCGCGTCGTTGGTCGACGACGGTTCGCTGCTGCCGGTCCGGGTCGAGACGTGGAAACAGCCGGCCTATCTGCACCCTCTGGCGAAGCTGCCCCGCTGGGTCCGCGGCGACCGGTTGATCAGCCCGTTCGACCCGCTGGTCTGGGAGCGGGCCCGCACCGAGCGCCTGTTCCACTTCACCTACCGCATCGAGATCTACGTCCCGGCGCCGCAGCGGGTCTACGGCTACTACGTGCTGCCCTTCCTCCAGGGCGACCGCTTCACCGCGCGGGTCGACCTGAAGGCCGACCGCAAGGCCGGCATTCTGCGCGTGCCGGCGGCCTGGGCCGAGCCCGGCGTCGACCGGGTCGCGACGGCCCGCGCCCTCGCGGTCGAGCTGACCCGGCTCGCGGGTTGGCTCGGGTTGGAGTCGGTCGCTTCGCCGGATGGCGGCGATCTCGGCGGTCCGGTTGCCGCCGCCTTGGCGAGCACCTCAGGTGTACCGTGACGACCATGACGCCCGCGCCCAACCCGGCCTCCACACAGGCATTCGCGGGAGCGGAAGACAGCACCACACCGGGCGGCGACGGCGGAGCACCGACGTTCGCGGGCCCCGCGCCGGAGACCGGCGCCGGTGTGCCGGGCTATGGCGCCGTCGAGGCGCAGCCATCCGAAGGCACTCCGGCCGGTGCGGTGGCGCTCGCCGCCGTGCCGCCGGCGTTTCTGCCGCCGTCCTACGCACCGCCGCGGCGCGGTCGGGTCGGGCGGGCCTATCTGCGGATGCTCGAGCGGGTTCCGGGTTGGCTGGCGCCACTCGCGGTGTTGGGCTGCATCGGGGGAGCGGTCGGCTACACGCTGATCACCAACCCGACCGACAGCGCCGCCGACGCACCGCCGACCTGCATCCTCAAACTGACCACGGGCCTGGATTGCCCGGGCTGCGGCGGCACCCGCGCCGCGTGGTACCTGCTGCACGGCGACGTAGCGGCCGCCGCACGCCACCACCTGCTCTTCGTCTTCGCAGTGCCGTTCGTGCTCTACCTCTACGTCGCGTGGGCAGCGCAGCGGGCGTTCGGCTGGAAGATCCCGCAGTTGCGCATCCCACCGATCGCGATCGCCTTGTTCATGGGCGCCTGGCTGGCGTTCTCGGTGCTGCGCAACCTGCCCTGGGCCCCGTTCAACTGGTTCTACGTCTAACGTCCGCGCCGCGGATGGAGAAAGACCGCGATGTCGCTCAGCGCGTCGGTAGCCTTGACGCGGCGTAGCTCGGGAACCACCCGGTCTTCATCAAGCTGGCCATAAACCCTGGCCAGTTGCCCAAGGCACGTGGCGGCGAGGATCCTCACCTGGCGGTCTTCGTGTTCGAGCAGACCAAGGTAGAGCTCCTGCAACTCCTGCCAGTCCTCACCACCATGCAACACGGCGCCGACCATGGCTTCCATGGCCCCGAAAAGCTGCCGGCGATCGAGCGCTATCAGCGGCCCGATCCCGTCCGACCGGCTGTTGTATCGATTCGTCTTGTGCGCCAGGTTCCCGGTATGAGCAAGTACTCAACGTTGCGGGACTGGCTGCGCTCGTCCGGCCGCTCGTCGGTTCGGATGTCATTCGATGAGCTTGACGACCTTGTGCCTGGCGGGTTACCGCCTAGCGCCTACCGACACGTTCCCTGGTGGAGCAACGAGTCGGATCCAGCCAGCACACATAGCCGGAGCCGGCTCGGTTGGGTGGCCGCCGGCTACCGCGTTGAGACGGTCAACCTCACCCAGCGGCACGTGGTCTTCGTCCGCAGAGCGGACAGTGCGGCGTGAGGGCGCCGCTGCCTTCACGGTTGCCCATTTTGGTCCGGAGCTATGACGGTCAGCAGCAGCTCCCAGTCACGTATCTTGTCGAACAGTGGAAACGTGCGCTTGCCGCATACCCAGGCGTAGCCGACGTTCTCGAGAACGACCAGTGGTCTAAGCAGCGCGACGCGGCCGGTCGGCGATCTGTCGGACGGAATGACGTGTCAAGGCTGATCAAGGCGACTGACATGACCAACGGTCTTGCCGCTCGACGCGCGTTCGTGCTGATCATGGCGTGGGGATCGGGAACTTCGAACACCCGCTCGTATCGCCACGTTCCAAGGGCACTTGCCGCGCCGCACTGCGCGACGCGTCTTGTCGACACCGCCGCCACGTGCCGGCAGGGTGACCTCACAGCCGCGTATGAGGCATTCTCTCTTCCTGGTGTTCGTCGGTCGTTCTTCACCAAGTGGTTTGCCTTCGCCGGTCGAGCGAACGATCGGGACTGGCAGCCGTTAATTCTTGACGACCGTGTGCTACGGACACTGAACCGCACTCTTGCGACATCGACGAAGACTCTCGCCAGTGACCGTCGTTGGAGTCGTCGCTATACCGCCTATGTTGAGCAAATGCACGCGTGGAGCAACGACCTCCGGCGTGAGGACATCTCCTGTTCGGCCGAGCGGCTGGAATGGATCTTCTTCAAGCAGAACGGTCGACCCGTTTGACGGCGCCGGTTAGCTTGCACGGATGGCAGAACTGGCGTCCGTCGCTTGGCCGCCTGCTCCGATCAAGACCGAGCGGCTCGTGCTCCGTGAATCCGAGGCCCGCGACCGGGCGGCGTTCGTCGAGCTGCTCGCCTCGCCGGAGGTGGGCACCTACCTCGGTGGACCCCAGCCGCGCGACGAACTGGAGCGCGAGACGCCCGAGGTGCCCGGGCGGCGGCCAGGCACGTTCGTGGTCGATCTCGACGGAGCGATGATCGGCGCGGTCATGCTCGATCGGCGCAACGTCGGGCCCGACGGGCGGATCCGTCCGGAGGCGGGGGAGGTCGACCTCGGCTACCTGTTCCTGCCGGCGGCCTGGGGACACGGGTACGCGGCGGAGGCGTGCGCGGCCGCACTCGACTGGTTCGGCGGCGCGTTCCCCGGCGAGCACGTGGTGCTCTGCACCCAGAGCGCCAACGCGCGCTCGATGCGCCTGGCCGCGAAGCTCGGGTTCACCGAGGTGGAGCGGTTCGAGAAGTGGGACGCCGAGCAATGGTTCGGCGTCAGACTCTCCAGCTGAACGCCGAAGGACCCGTCCGGCTCAGCCGAACGGGTCCTTCATGGACGGTGCTTAGCGGTGTTGCCGGCCGCCGTCGTCGTGGTCGCGGCGCATTGCCCGGGCCACCCGGACGGCCAAGTGACGGCGGGCCGCGGCCTGGCGCATCGTGCGCTGGCGGTCGTTGGCGAGGTTGAGGAGGAGCTGCGGGTTCTCGTACATGATGGGGTCCTTCCGGGGTCAGGCGCGCTGGATGTTGATGTCGCCGCTCATGGTGCGCAGCTGGAGGCTGATCTGGTTGCCGCTCGCGTTGTCGGTCTCGGGGCCCGGCGTGCTCATGTCGAGACCGTTGCGGGTCGTGCCGGACATCGTCTGCACGTCGAACCAGACGCCGGTGCCGGGCTGGATGCCGATGTGGACGTCGCCCGAGGCGGTGCTGATCCGGGCGGTGCCGCGCTGTGCCTTGCGGATCGTCACGTCGCCCGAGGCGGACTCGACCGAGATGTCGCCGCCGACCTCTTCGACCTGCACGTCGCCGCTCGCGTATTTGCCGGTGAAGGCGCCCGCGATCTGTTGTGCGCGCAGGTCGCCGGAGGCGCTCTTGGCCCGCAGGTGGCCCTCGACCTGGGCCAGCCGCACGTCGCCGCTGGCCGTGGTGATCGTGGCGTCGCCGCCGATGTGGTCGGCCTTGATGTCGCCCGACGCCGCGTCGACCTGGACGCCGCCGAGCCGGCCGCGGAAGGTGACGTCGGCCGAGGCGGACTTGCCGTTGACCGCGCTGTCCAGCGGGACGTGCACCCGGATCGCGACCGAGCCACCGCGCAACCGGAAGCCGTTCTGGTTGGGGGTGACGATCGACAGGGTGTCGCCCTGGAGGTCGACGGTGGTCTCGTCGGCCAGCCGCTGCGACTCGCCGCGCCGGTCGCCGGCGGTGACCTCGACGTAGGCGCTGGTGCGCTCCTCGGCGACAACGTCGACGGAGCCGGACATGATCTTGAAGGCGACGGTGATGGGGCCGTCAACCGGGAACTCGGGCATGGGTGGCGCTCCTTCGGCGAGAAGAGGGGGTCAGGCGCGGCCGTAGCCGCTGATGTGCCGGCGTCCGCGGCCGGGCGGGTTGGTCCAGCCACCGGGCGGGGTCGGGGTGGCGACGGCGCCGGCGACGGCGCTGCCGATCGCCCGGACGAGCCAGGCGTTGACGGAGATGCCCTCGCTGGCGGCGGAGCGCTCGACGGCGTCCTTGAGGCCTTCGGGGAGGCGTAGCGTGATCCGGGTGACGTCACCTGCGGCGTCAGGTGACGTCGCAGTGGCGCCGGGCGGCGTCGGGGGTGCGGGCGGTGCCGGCGGCGCGGGTGGCTGCGGCAGGTGCTCGGTGACCACCAGCTCCGGCTCGCGGCCGCGCAGTCGCAGCTCGACCGAAGCCGAGGTGAGCTTGGTGGTGACCTCGTCGGCCGCCTGGCCGAGCGCGTCGAGCAGGGCCAGCCGGGCCGCCGCGTCGATCGAGCCGGAGAGCAGCTCGGCGGCGCGAGCGACCTCGGGGCCGCCGGGTGCGGCTGCTGCGTTGAGGTCTCTGCGGAGGCCCTCAACGAACGGTGCGATGTCCATGACGTCACTATGCCACCGAAGTGACGTCACCGCAAGACACAATGACGGCATCGTGGTGTCGCGATGGGGTCAGTCGGGTCGAGGGTTAGAGTCTGCCGAGTCGCGCGAGGCAGAGGGGGCGCCGTGCCAGAGATCGTTCCGCCGCAGGTCAGGATCATTGCCTGGACCCAGTTCGAGGCGCCCGACGACGTGCCCTGGGAGACCGATGCCGACGGCGGCCAGGCGCTCGCGGAGTTCGCCGGCCGGGCCTGCTACCAGTCGTGGAAGAAGCCGAACCCGGCCACCGCGACCAACGCCGGTTATCTCGCCCACATCCTCGAGGTCGGCCACTTCTCGGTGCTCGAGCACGGGTCGGTCACCTTCTACCTGACCGGGGTGTCCCGCTCGTTCACCCACGAGCTGATCCGGCACCGGCATTTCTCGTACTCTCAGCTCTCCCAGCGTTATGTCCCTGGTCGCGACGCGTCGATGGTCGAGCCCGAGGTGATCGCCTCCGACCCCGGCCTGCACAAGACCTTCGTCGAGGCGGCCGAGGCCAGCGTGCGGGCCTACAACGAGTTGCTGGAGGGGCTGGAGCAGAAGTTCTCCGACGAGCCCAACGCGACGCTGCGTCGCAAGCAGGCGCGCCAGGCGGCCCGGGCGGTGCTGCCCAACGCCGCGGAGACCCGGATCGTGGTCACCGGCAACTACCGTGCGTGGCGTCACTTCGTCGCGCTGCGGGCCACCGAGGCGGCCGACGTGGAGATCCGTGAGGTGGCCATCGCGTGCCTGCGGGAGCTACAGCGGGTCGCGCCCAACATCTTCGCGGACTTCACGATCAGCACACTTCCGGACGGCACCGAGGTCGCGGCGACCCCTTACGCCGAGGG
This genomic interval from Asanoa ferruginea contains the following:
- a CDS encoding winged helix-turn-helix domain-containing protein — protein: MTPESLSLAQARRIALAAQGFTDPAPVGVPTARHLRRVVGRTGLLQMDSVNVLQRAHYLPLYSRLGPYPTELIDRAAYRRPRTLFEYWGHEASLIPVELQPALRWRMAREHQYGGLRKFADEQPDLVKWVLDEVRESGPLTAAEIERDEPRDRSNWGWNWSSVKQALEYLFWSGEVSAASRNSSFARVYDLPERVLPAAVLAAPTPTDLEAWRTLVLVAARSLGVAAEFELRDYFRLPVAGARAAIASLVDDGSLLPVRVETWKQPAYLHPLAKLPRWVRGDRLISPFDPLVWERARTERLFHFTYRIEIYVPAPQRVYGYYVLPFLQGDRFTARVDLKADRKAGILRVPAAWAEPGVDRVATARALAVELTRLAGWLGLESVASPDGGDLGGPVAAALASTSGVP
- a CDS encoding toxin-antitoxin system HicB family antitoxin translates to MDIAPFVEGLRRDLNAAAAPGGPEVARAAELLSGSIDAAARLALLDALGQAADEVTTKLTSASVELRLRGREPELVVTEHLPQPPAPPAPPAPPTPPGATATSPDAAGDVTRITLRLPEGLKDAVERSAASEGISVNAWLVRAIGSAVAGAVATPTPPGGWTNPPGRGRRHISGYGRA
- a CDS encoding glycosyltransferase 87 family protein, with amino-acid sequence MSRKPTEWGHGLIQRAARREVAIVAGLAVAVLVFVAFFAARHGFFDLKVYYGAVNYWIHDHGMLYDFLKPNSKYGFTYPPFAAIVMVPMAVVPWALAIVISVGLSLAATYALLRWLVLPLALRMGWTPWFALAVGFLLIAAFEPYRETITFGQVNLLLLFLVALDLLVGVAGGRKWAGVGIGLATAIKLTPGVFILYLLVTRRWRAAGLSAGTAAVATLAAAAVDPAASREFWTSALWDTDRVGSLAFISNQSLQGMIARLNPEHPSTLAWLVLVLLAIGVWAWRVRAASLAEGLALTGVLGCLISPVTWVHHLVWLLPALILLVSAAVTARRRLWLVFAIIGYAVLCSRLVWVWEHGFGGVGGFLGSNAYVWISVALLLFLPLGSGSSAPGVAELRQAERLAA
- a CDS encoding GNAT family N-acetyltransferase, whose product is MAELASVAWPPAPIKTERLVLRESEARDRAAFVELLASPEVGTYLGGPQPRDELERETPEVPGRRPGTFVVDLDGAMIGAVMLDRRNVGPDGRIRPEAGEVDLGYLFLPAAWGHGYAAEACAAALDWFGGAFPGEHVVLCTQSANARSMRLAAKLGFTEVERFEKWDAEQWFGVRLSS
- a CDS encoding DUF2752 domain-containing protein, which gives rise to MTPAPNPASTQAFAGAEDSTTPGGDGGAPTFAGPAPETGAGVPGYGAVEAQPSEGTPAGAVALAAVPPAFLPPSYAPPRRGRVGRAYLRMLERVPGWLAPLAVLGCIGGAVGYTLITNPTDSAADAPPTCILKLTTGLDCPGCGGTRAAWYLLHGDVAAAARHHLLFVFAVPFVLYLYVAWAAQRAFGWKIPQLRIPPIAIALFMGAWLAFSVLRNLPWAPFNWFYV
- a CDS encoding DUF7662 domain-containing protein, translating into MSKYSTLRDWLRSSGRSSVRMSFDELDDLVPGGLPPSAYRHVPWWSNESDPASTHSRSRLGWVAAGYRVETVNLTQRHVVFVRRADSAA
- the thyX gene encoding FAD-dependent thymidylate synthase, encoding MVPPQVRIIAWTQFEAPDDVPWETDADGGQALAEFAGRACYQSWKKPNPATATNAGYLAHILEVGHFSVLEHGSVTFYLTGVSRSFTHELIRHRHFSYSQLSQRYVPGRDASMVEPEVIASDPGLHKTFVEAAEASVRAYNELLEGLEQKFSDEPNATLRRKQARQAARAVLPNAAETRIVVTGNYRAWRHFVALRATEAADVEIREVAIACLRELQRVAPNIFADFTISTLPDGTEVAATPYAEGS
- a CDS encoding GNAT family N-acetyltransferase; the encoded protein is MLTIRPQRLEDAAEVAGVHVRAWQAGYAGIIPKDVLDALDPEAFAARRRQWQGAKEFETLVAVDGPAIVGFTTVGRYRNQQNRDDLDPEIGEVLAIYQEPQRLGTGLGRTLMAAGLAELHNRGFRTVRLWVLEDNKRARRFYEKAGFEPDGERNTYDVTSGGETLRLPELRYTRSGGA
- a CDS encoding DUF4097 family beta strand repeat-containing protein yields the protein MPEFPVDGPITVAFKIMSGSVDVVAEERTSAYVEVTAGDRRGESQRLADETTVDLQGDTLSIVTPNQNGFRLRGGSVAIRVHVPLDSAVNGKSASADVTFRGRLGGVQVDAASGDIKADHIGGDATITTASGDVRLAQVEGHLRAKSASGDLRAQQIAGAFTGKYASGDVQVEEVGGDISVESASGDVTIRKAQRGTARISTASGDVHIGIQPGTGVWFDVQTMSGTTRNGLDMSTPGPETDNASGNQISLQLRTMSGDINIQRA